From Elusimicrobiota bacterium, the proteins below share one genomic window:
- the rfbG gene encoding CDP-glucose 4,6-dehydratase: MERRAMKDRFWTGKKVFLTGNTGFKGSWLSLCLSNMGAEVYGYALKPPTKPSLFNLCAIDKITNTTIADIRDLSRLKKALKAAGPDIIIHMAAQPLVRESYRVPRDTFEVNVMGTVNLLEAARGCGGVQAVVNVTTDKCYENKERPGAYREGEPLGGYDPYSSSKACSELATSAYRNSFFNARDYKKHGVAIASARAGNVIGGGDWAEDRLIPDIIRAALRGKKVLIRNPRSIRPWQHVLAPLSGYLLLAQKLCQKGPSYAEAWNFGPAESDAKDVEWIVKRMFQKWHGAPGYIIDKGRHLHEAHYLKLDSSKARRELGWLPRWNIGQAIDRVIDWTEAYTRKEDMREATLRQIKDYLAIDRK; this comes from the coding sequence ATGGAAAGACGGGCAATGAAAGACCGGTTCTGGACCGGGAAAAAGGTATTCCTTACCGGCAATACCGGTTTTAAGGGAAGCTGGCTGTCGCTGTGTTTAAGTAATATGGGCGCCGAAGTTTACGGCTACGCCTTGAAGCCTCCGACAAAGCCCAGCCTTTTTAACCTTTGTGCCATCGATAAAATAACAAATACGACCATCGCCGATATCCGCGACTTGAGCCGCCTTAAAAAAGCGCTTAAAGCGGCGGGGCCCGATATCATTATCCACATGGCGGCGCAGCCGCTGGTGCGCGAGTCGTACCGCGTACCGCGGGATACTTTCGAAGTAAATGTAATGGGTACCGTAAATCTGTTGGAAGCCGCGCGCGGGTGCGGCGGAGTACAAGCGGTGGTAAATGTCACCACCGACAAGTGTTATGAAAATAAGGAGCGTCCGGGCGCCTACCGCGAAGGCGAGCCTCTTGGCGGTTATGACCCCTATTCCTCCAGCAAGGCCTGCTCGGAACTTGCAACCTCGGCTTACCGCAATTCTTTTTTTAACGCCAGGGACTATAAGAAGCACGGCGTGGCTATAGCCTCGGCTCGCGCGGGCAATGTTATAGGCGGGGGGGATTGGGCCGAAGACAGGCTTATCCCGGATATAATAAGGGCGGCTTTGCGAGGCAAAAAGGTCCTGATAAGGAACCCCCGCTCAATAAGGCCATGGCAGCATGTGCTTGCGCCTTTAAGCGGCTATCTGCTTCTGGCCCAGAAGCTTTGCCAGAAGGGCCCTTCCTATGCCGAGGCCTGGAACTTCGGTCCGGCGGAGTCCGACGCCAAAGATGTGGAATGGATAGTAAAGCGCATGTTCCAAAAGTGGCACGGGGCCCCCGGTTATATTATCGACAAAGGCCGCCACCTGCACGAGGCGCATTATCTTAAACTTGATTCTTCAAAGGCGCGGCGTGAACTGGGCTGGCTTCCCCGCTGGAATATCGGCCAGGCGATAGACCGCGTTATTGACTGGACCGAAGCCTATACACGCAAAGAAGACATGCGGGAAGCGACTCTTAGACAGATAAAGGATTATCTTGCCATAGACCGTAAGTAG
- the rfbH gene encoding lipopolysaccharide biosynthesis protein RfbH produces the protein MKREEILNAVRAYHAAAFAAKPFNREKDTVRYAGRVFDEKELVALVDSSLDFWLTEGRYAESFAEKISDFMGVENVILANSGSSANLLALSALTSKKLGKKRLMPGDEVITVAAGFPSTVTPILQNGLVPVFVDVELPTYNINIEALKKAVSSKTRAIFLAHTLGNPFNVEEVLKIVKKHDLWLIEDNCDALGSRYKGKYTGTFGHIATISFYPAHHITTGEGGAVVTNSEQLAQIVRSFRDWGRDCYCAGGENNTCGKRFSQQFGTLPAGYDHKYVYSELGYNMKMTDMQAAIGSVQMDKLEMFGEKRRGNFKRYQKIFSRYSGSFLLPEATPGSDPSWFTYIVSVRENAPFTRNDLVSFLNERRIETRNIFAGNILRQPAFIGRPCRAQGELSVTDFIMNNTFFLGTYPGMTDGMFAYVEDCVAEFMGRFQRLTA, from the coding sequence ATGAAACGCGAAGAAATTTTAAACGCTGTCAGGGCCTACCACGCTGCCGCTTTCGCCGCTAAACCCTTCAACAGGGAAAAGGATACCGTCCGTTATGCCGGAAGGGTATTTGACGAAAAAGAACTTGTTGCTTTGGTGGATTCGTCGCTTGATTTCTGGCTCACTGAAGGGCGCTACGCTGAGAGTTTCGCCGAGAAAATTTCCGATTTTATGGGGGTTGAGAATGTCATACTCGCAAATTCCGGCTCATCCGCCAACCTGCTCGCGCTTTCGGCTCTTACCTCTAAAAAATTAGGCAAAAAAAGGCTCATGCCGGGCGATGAAGTGATCACCGTGGCCGCGGGGTTCCCTTCGACGGTGACTCCCATTTTGCAGAACGGGCTGGTTCCCGTTTTCGTGGATGTGGAACTCCCCACCTACAATATTAATATCGAAGCCCTGAAAAAGGCCGTTTCATCCAAAACCCGCGCGATCTTTCTCGCTCATACGCTTGGCAACCCCTTCAATGTGGAAGAGGTCCTGAAAATTGTCAAAAAACATGACCTCTGGCTTATAGAGGACAACTGCGACGCTTTAGGAAGCCGCTATAAGGGAAAATACACCGGCACATTCGGGCACATCGCCACTATCTCTTTTTACCCGGCTCACCACATAACCACGGGAGAGGGCGGCGCCGTGGTGACCAATAGCGAGCAGCTGGCCCAGATCGTCCGTTCATTCCGGGACTGGGGGCGCGACTGCTACTGCGCCGGCGGCGAAAACAATACCTGCGGCAAGCGCTTCTCCCAGCAATTCGGGACGCTTCCCGCCGGATACGATCATAAATATGTCTACTCCGAGCTCGGCTATAACATGAAAATGACCGATATGCAGGCGGCGATAGGTTCCGTCCAAATGGATAAACTTGAAATGTTCGGCGAAAAAAGACGCGGGAATTTTAAGCGTTATCAGAAGATCTTTTCCCGCTATTCGGGTTCCTTTCTTCTTCCCGAGGCGACCCCGGGCTCCGATCCTTCCTGGTTCACCTATATTGTTTCTGTCAGGGAAAACGCCCCCTTCACGCGCAATGACCTGGTGTCGTTTTTAAACGAGCGCCGGATAGAGACCAGGAATATTTTTGCCGGCAATATCCTCCGTCAGCCGGCCTTTATCGGCAGGCCCTGCCGTGCGCAGGGGGAACTCAGCGTTACCGACTTTATCATGAATAACACTTTTTTCCTCGGAACCTATCCCGGTATGACCGACGGGATGTTCGCTTATGTGGAAGACTGTGTCGCCGAATTCATGGGGCGGTTCCAGAGGCTAACAGCTTAG
- a CDS encoding GDP-mannose 4,6-dehydratase: protein MKYLLTGGCGFLGSNISSALIRRAAEVIVFDNLSRAGSEKNLEWLKTMGECRHVMGDVRNTNDINNLVQAERPDVIFHLAGQVAMTTSIENPRMDFEINALGTLNLLEAVRKYSPGSAILYSSTNKAYGDLEWARYGESDTRYIAVDYPKGFPETISIDFHSPYGCSKGTADQYMLDYCRIYGLNTAVFRHSSMYGGRQFSTFDQGWIGWFVQKALDIKSGLLKEPFTISGNGKQVRDVLYSEDMVALYLKAAQDMKTIRGHAFNVGGGMDNSLSLLELFSMLQEKVGVELKYVKLPARTSDQKVFVADISKIGGMTGWAPRVGKDAGIGKMIDWVKNGR from the coding sequence ATGAAATACCTGTTAACAGGCGGCTGCGGTTTTTTAGGGTCAAATATATCTTCTGCGCTTATACGGCGGGCTGCGGAAGTGATCGTGTTCGATAATCTTTCAAGGGCGGGTTCGGAAAAAAATTTGGAGTGGCTCAAGACAATGGGAGAGTGCCGGCACGTGATGGGAGACGTGCGCAATACTAACGACATTAATAACCTGGTTCAGGCGGAGAGGCCTGACGTGATATTCCATTTGGCCGGGCAGGTCGCAATGACCACCTCGATCGAAAACCCCCGGATGGATTTTGAAATCAACGCGCTTGGGACGCTTAATTTGCTTGAGGCTGTGAGAAAATATTCTCCCGGGTCGGCTATCCTTTATTCATCGACAAACAAAGCTTACGGCGACCTGGAATGGGCGAGATACGGCGAGTCGGACACCCGGTACATCGCCGTTGACTATCCAAAAGGCTTCCCTGAAACGATCTCGATAGATTTTCACTCCCCCTATGGCTGTTCAAAAGGAACCGCGGACCAGTATATGCTTGATTATTGCAGGATTTATGGCCTGAATACCGCTGTTTTCAGGCATTCCTCCATGTATGGCGGCAGGCAGTTTTCCACTTTTGACCAGGGCTGGATCGGCTGGTTCGTGCAGAAAGCTTTAGATATTAAATCGGGGCTCCTTAAAGAACCGTTTACGATTTCCGGCAACGGAAAACAAGTGCGGGATGTCCTTTACTCGGAAGACATGGTCGCGCTTTACCTTAAAGCCGCGCAGGACATGAAGACAATCAGGGGACACGCTTTCAATGTCGGAGGCGGGATGGATAATTCACTCTCGCTCCTGGAATTGTTCTCCATGCTGCAGGAAAAAGTAGGAGTTGAGCTTAAGTATGTTAAACTTCCCGCGCGGACGAGCGACCAGAAAGTTTTTGTGGCCGATATCTCTAAAATCGGCGGAATGACCGGCTGGGCTCCGCGTGTGGGGAAAGACGCCGGAATAGGAAAAATGATCGATTGGGTTAAAAATGGAAGATAA
- a CDS encoding glycosyltransferase family 87 protein, translating to MVKTTMEKDRRFELNYMVVLIVVGLSVSVVFHFIKAFVLNLNFYPHNTFLFIPAGRFHDFTDIYMATAGLDPFKFAVSVYPPFTYLVMLPFTMFKRDLAFVLMLAGFTVFAWRYVYRTVAEIDYDGRYLKTIAFLFMSYPFLFIFDRANLEAIVFMFLALFIYYYRRKEDGKSIFCLACAISMKIYPGAFLLLFLADKKYKNIFYTLSLVAGLTFLSMLVLRGGVTASYTGFIRNMAGFRNSYFLTDTGLQHNLSLFGVLRLAHGYFMPGSAFPEAVYSAAMAALFIVISLYLVFMEKELWRFVAIIVLYFLVAPQVSFDYKLMHLFIPITLFLVRDNKTKGSIFFASAFALLCVPKDYLIIRSDISVAVIINPLIILAVLSVILYQGCMENKPGFKSLRGSA from the coding sequence ATGGTGAAAACCACAATGGAAAAAGACAGGCGGTTTGAATTGAATTATATGGTGGTTTTGATCGTTGTCGGATTGTCGGTTTCCGTCGTGTTTCATTTTATCAAGGCTTTTGTGTTGAACTTAAATTTCTATCCGCATAATACCTTTCTTTTTATCCCCGCAGGTAGATTTCATGATTTCACTGATATCTATATGGCTACGGCCGGCCTTGACCCTTTTAAGTTCGCGGTCAGCGTTTATCCGCCTTTTACATACCTGGTAATGCTTCCCTTTACCATGTTTAAGCGGGATTTGGCGTTTGTACTTATGCTTGCCGGTTTTACAGTGTTTGCGTGGAGATATGTGTATAGAACTGTTGCGGAAATTGACTATGACGGACGATATTTAAAAACGATCGCTTTTCTGTTTATGAGTTATCCTTTTTTGTTCATTTTTGACCGAGCTAACCTGGAAGCAATAGTTTTTATGTTCCTGGCTTTATTCATTTATTATTACCGGCGAAAAGAAGATGGGAAAAGCATATTCTGTCTGGCTTGCGCCATCTCCATGAAAATATATCCCGGGGCATTTCTGCTTCTTTTTCTTGCGGATAAAAAGTATAAAAACATATTTTACACTCTTTCGCTGGTAGCCGGATTAACGTTTTTGAGCATGCTTGTTTTGAGAGGCGGGGTAACGGCGTCTTATACGGGATTTATTAGAAATATGGCGGGATTCAGGAACAGCTATTTTCTTACGGATACCGGCCTGCAGCACAATCTCTCTCTTTTCGGGGTTTTGAGGCTTGCCCACGGCTATTTTATGCCGGGCAGCGCGTTCCCTGAAGCTGTTTATTCAGCCGCGATGGCGGCTCTTTTTATCGTTATTTCTTTATATCTGGTGTTTATGGAAAAAGAATTGTGGAGATTCGTCGCTATAATAGTCCTGTATTTCTTGGTGGCTCCACAAGTGTCTTTTGATTATAAACTTATGCATTTGTTTATACCGATCACTCTTTTCCTTGTCAGGGACAACAAAACTAAAGGTTCCATATTTTTTGCTTCTGCTTTTGCTTTGTTGTGCGTTCCCAAAGATTATCTTATTATACGCAGCGATATCAGCGTGGCGGTAATTATTAACCCGTTAATAATCCTGGCTGTTTTAAGTGTCATTCTTTACCAGGGCTGCATGGAAAATAAACCTGGGTTTAAGAGTTTGCGGGGTTCGGCATGA
- a CDS encoding NAD-dependent epimerase/dehydratase family protein, whose product MKTKPTILLTGGTGFLGSNLLRKFLSEGFNVVILARETSDFSRIKENLDKIRVLYVESCDYEKIFKDFRVDAVVHCATNYGRKMESPLSILEANLTLPLKLLQVGKSNGLRCFINTDTILDKRIDFYSLSKSQFKDWLKLYSDKLMCVSVSLEHFYGPNDDDSKFVTWVIQSLIRGIPQIDLTLGYQKRDFIYVDDVSNAFAAILRNAISKGGGFQSYEVGAGDPVSIRDFIGLIKRITKNTRTRLNFGAIPYRENEIMEYKTDITGVKSLGWYPKVSLREGLSKTVEFELCRR is encoded by the coding sequence ATGAAGACGAAACCGACGATTCTTTTGACCGGGGGCACGGGATTTTTGGGCAGCAATCTGCTGCGCAAATTTTTATCCGAAGGCTTTAATGTCGTGATCCTTGCGCGGGAGACCTCCGATTTTTCAAGGATCAAAGAGAATCTGGATAAAATCCGGGTTTTGTATGTTGAGAGCTGCGATTATGAAAAGATCTTTAAAGATTTCAGGGTTGATGCCGTTGTCCACTGCGCCACGAACTATGGCAGAAAAATGGAATCTCCTCTTTCAATACTGGAGGCTAATTTAACGCTCCCGCTGAAACTTTTACAGGTCGGAAAAAGCAATGGCCTTAGATGTTTCATTAATACCGACACAATTCTTGATAAGCGGATTGATTTCTATTCATTGTCTAAAAGCCAGTTCAAGGATTGGCTTAAATTGTATTCCGACAAACTGATGTGCGTCAGTGTTTCTTTGGAGCATTTTTACGGGCCCAACGACGACGATTCAAAGTTCGTGACCTGGGTCATTCAGTCCCTTATCAGGGGAATCCCGCAGATAGACCTTACCCTGGGCTATCAGAAACGGGATTTTATCTATGTCGACGATGTCAGCAACGCTTTTGCCGCGATACTTAGAAACGCGATATCTAAAGGCGGAGGGTTTCAATCCTACGAGGTGGGGGCGGGGGATCCTGTTTCAATCCGGGATTTTATCGGCCTGATAAAAAGGATAACCAAAAATACAAGGACCAGGCTTAACTTCGGCGCTATCCCATACCGCGAAAATGAAATTATGGAGTATAAAACCGATATCACCGGCGTTAAATCCCTTGGGTGGTATCCAAAGGTTTCTTTAAGGGAAGGCTTGTCCAAGACTGTCGAATTTGAGTTGTGCAGGAGATGA
- a CDS encoding MBL fold metallo-hydrolase codes for MEIVFLGTNGWYDTSTGNTVCALIKTKRFDVVLDAGNGLAKLDRYCDGSKPVYLFLSHFHLDHIIGLHALLKFRFRKGLTICAQKGARRVLKAFVNAPFTMPLSKLPYPVRVVELPVEARKLPFKIKSLPLEHADPVLGFRLRLDGKTVAYCTDTGYCPNALKLAKGADLLIAECSHLPGESNPGWPHFNPETAAKLAREAGARRLALTHFSADRYPDMRGRAMALRVARKMFSRTAAAKDGMRIKLR; via the coding sequence ATGGAAATAGTATTCCTTGGCACCAACGGCTGGTACGATACTTCCACCGGCAATACCGTCTGCGCCCTTATTAAAACAAAGCGCTTTGATGTTGTGCTGGACGCCGGCAACGGCCTGGCCAAACTTGACCGCTATTGCGACGGTTCGAAACCGGTATATCTTTTTCTCAGCCATTTTCACCTGGACCACATTATAGGCCTGCATGCTCTGCTGAAATTCAGGTTTCGCAAAGGCCTTACCATCTGCGCGCAAAAGGGCGCGCGCCGTGTGTTAAAAGCGTTCGTAAACGCCCCTTTTACCATGCCGTTGTCCAAATTGCCTTACCCTGTAAGGGTAGTTGAACTTCCAGTCGAAGCCCGGAAACTGCCTTTCAAGATAAAAAGCTTGCCGCTTGAACACGCAGACCCGGTACTTGGTTTCCGCCTGCGTCTTGACGGAAAGACGGTGGCTTATTGTACCGATACCGGCTATTGTCCCAATGCCCTTAAACTGGCGAAAGGTGCGGACCTGCTTATAGCCGAATGCTCCCATCTTCCGGGCGAATCCAACCCCGGCTGGCCGCATTTCAACCCGGAAACGGCAGCCAAACTTGCGCGTGAGGCGGGGGCGAGGCGCCTTGCGCTTACGCACTTTTCAGCCGACAGATATCCCGATATGCGCGGCAGGGCCATGGCCTTGCGTGTGGCCAGGAAGATGTTTTCGCGTACCGCCGCCGCCAAAGACGGAATGCGGATTAAATTGCGGTAG
- a CDS encoding glycosyltransferase family 39 protein, whose protein sequence is MTRHTAAPKGTDYIKGLSLSVLAVGVFNLIWFDRYFSVCEGWFSAYSQRWISGYLPYKDTALFLPPLYPFQLVVWTKLFGPSFIALRIMGVLVLMLLTFVIYSIFRRITSSLGASISAFISVLCFESFNVFIPYDYHSFDTLYAAVSVLFVMNAFDASNANNRPLKENLFVALAGFFASCCILVKHSLGGLLILTVSLLLFMAYYHAPSIRRLKAGCFFVLGLIIPIGIFCLWLFNFSSAAGFYKAVILGVGAKGSWISILFGFLRFQLTIPFFVQILLSLLILCFFLCFKEKTADKERGEVIGWLPISIVMFFVVLNHLLVRWPFPVQSAVLVNNISAPVIPLAIIGTLLVLGRIPRLLRDNPDNSAFNALAVAFLSLCLMYSTAMSTMISAPGVFVGLGLVICLLYNRLRYVKWGLISLLFCLFIYTESLVFSKYHRPYSWWYVGSSDIRGELEGFNLPLLKGIYTTRENKEAIEQITRTILDETKPGEHIYAYPSIPLFYILSDRWPPTYSLQHWYDTVSDSLVKEDLAALKADPPKIIVMLDLPEAAVKVHELLFRGGRPCVQREIIRWISEQADPKTGVYRTRASYIIGNNAVLRVWKHV, encoded by the coding sequence ATGACCCGGCATACTGCTGCTCCAAAAGGCACTGATTACATAAAGGGGTTGTCGCTTAGTGTTTTAGCAGTAGGGGTTTTTAATTTGATTTGGTTCGATCGGTATTTTTCTGTTTGTGAGGGTTGGTTTTCCGCTTATTCACAGCGCTGGATTTCAGGGTATTTGCCATATAAGGACACAGCGCTGTTTCTCCCTCCTCTGTATCCGTTTCAATTAGTGGTCTGGACTAAATTGTTCGGGCCTTCTTTTATCGCTTTAAGGATTATGGGCGTTTTGGTTTTGATGCTTTTGACTTTTGTGATTTACTCAATATTCCGGCGCATCACATCATCTTTAGGGGCGTCTATTTCCGCATTTATTTCGGTGCTTTGTTTTGAGTCTTTTAACGTTTTTATCCCTTATGACTATCATTCGTTCGACACATTGTACGCTGCTGTTTCCGTCTTATTCGTTATGAACGCGTTCGACGCGTCTAACGCGAACAATAGGCCATTAAAGGAAAATCTGTTCGTCGCGTTGGCCGGTTTTTTTGCTTCCTGCTGCATATTGGTCAAACATTCCCTGGGGGGGCTGTTGATCTTAACGGTTTCACTTCTTTTATTTATGGCTTATTACCACGCTCCCTCTATCCGGCGCTTAAAGGCCGGTTGCTTTTTCGTTTTGGGTCTGATAATACCTATAGGGATATTCTGTTTATGGCTCTTTAATTTCTCAAGCGCGGCTGGTTTCTATAAAGCGGTAATTCTGGGAGTCGGCGCCAAAGGGAGTTGGATTTCGATCCTGTTCGGATTTCTCCGCTTTCAGTTAACTATTCCCTTTTTCGTCCAGATATTGCTTTCGCTGCTGATCCTCTGCTTCTTTTTGTGCTTTAAAGAAAAAACCGCGGATAAAGAGAGAGGAGAGGTTATAGGGTGGCTGCCCATATCCATCGTTATGTTTTTTGTCGTTCTGAATCATTTGCTGGTGCGTTGGCCTTTTCCTGTTCAATCCGCTGTTTTAGTCAACAATATTTCAGCGCCGGTAATTCCCCTGGCTATCATCGGAACTTTACTGGTCCTTGGCCGGATCCCCCGGCTGTTGCGGGATAACCCGGACAATTCCGCGTTTAATGCGCTTGCCGTCGCGTTCCTGTCCCTGTGCCTGATGTATTCAACGGCAATGTCCACGATGATCTCGGCTCCGGGCGTTTTTGTGGGATTAGGATTAGTGATATGTTTGCTGTACAACCGGCTGCGGTACGTCAAATGGGGGCTCATCTCATTGCTTTTCTGCCTTTTTATCTATACGGAAAGCCTCGTGTTCTCGAAATATCACCGGCCTTATTCCTGGTGGTATGTGGGCAGCAGCGATATCCGCGGCGAGCTGGAAGGTTTTAATCTGCCTTTGCTGAAAGGCATATATACGACCCGGGAAAATAAAGAGGCGATAGAACAAATTACCAGGACGATACTGGATGAAACAAAACCCGGGGAACATATATATGCCTATCCGTCAATACCTCTCTTTTATATTTTATCGGACAGATGGCCTCCGACATACTCGCTTCAGCATTGGTACGACACGGTAAGTGACAGTCTGGTGAAAGAGGATCTTGCTGCGCTTAAAGCCGATCCCCCTAAGATTATTGTCATGCTTGACTTACCCGAGGCCGCTGTCAAGGTACACGAGCTGCTGTTCCGCGGCGGAAGGCCCTGCGTGCAGAGAGAAATTATACGGTGGATATCTGAGCAGGCCGATCCTAAAACCGGGGTATATAGAACGCGGGCTTCTTATATTATAGGGAATAACGCTGTTTTGAGGGTTTGGAAACATGTGTAG
- a CDS encoding glycosyltransferase: MEDNIDLTVVIPAYNEAENLRVLLPRLAGALKRAEIISEILVVDRVVKTDATPEICRTNGAVYINRKNSDFFGAAIRTGIARSKGRFVAFMDADGSHPPEFVTELYRFRNDYDVVVASRYVDGGGAENTKTLIFMSRVLNRIYSLVLNIHCKDISNNFKLYRRELLVNLRLYCDNFDIVEEILFKIVKNNPGARIKEIPFNFEKRKFGETKRDLFAFMISFAVTLLKLRFGLK; this comes from the coding sequence ATGGAAGATAATATCGATTTGACTGTTGTTATCCCGGCGTACAACGAAGCTGAAAATCTGCGGGTTCTGCTGCCGCGCCTTGCCGGCGCGTTGAAGCGCGCGGAAATTATTTCCGAAATACTGGTTGTGGACCGGGTAGTAAAAACTGACGCCACCCCGGAAATCTGCCGGACGAACGGAGCGGTATATATAAACAGGAAAAACAGCGATTTTTTCGGGGCCGCTATCCGCACTGGAATAGCGCGTTCCAAGGGGCGTTTTGTGGCGTTTATGGACGCCGACGGGTCCCACCCCCCGGAGTTCGTAACGGAGCTTTACCGGTTCAGAAATGACTATGATGTGGTCGTGGCTTCACGGTATGTCGATGGCGGCGGCGCGGAGAACACTAAGACGCTGATTTTCATGAGCAGGGTACTGAACCGGATATATTCGCTGGTTTTGAACATACACTGCAAGGATATTTCCAACAATTTCAAGCTATACCGGAGGGAACTCCTCGTAAATCTCCGACTCTATTGCGACAATTTTGATATAGTTGAGGAGATACTTTTTAAGATAGTCAAAAACAACCCCGGAGCGAGGATCAAGGAAATACCGTTTAACTTTGAAAAAAGAAAATTCGGCGAAACCAAGCGGGATCTTTTTGCGTTTATGATTTCCTTCGCCGTGACATTGTTAAAGCTGCGGTTCGGGCTGAAATAA
- a CDS encoding FAD-dependent oxidoreductase: MAIVKKYKSEVVSVENPVADIRTVTLRPLEKAYKYNPGQFLHLALDEFDPAKPWPESRCFSMQSSPDQETIKITFAAKGKFTARMARELAPGKIIHVKLPYGNLFSIEHDTQKSVFVAGGTGITPFLSLFTAPAFAAYKNPRLYFGVRSPSHHLYADDLEKARGVNPSFFITLLNEEKDGRLDIQGIFRENGPSAVYFISGPPEMIKNFKLSLADNCVPAENIRTDDWE; encoded by the coding sequence ATGGCCATCGTTAAAAAATACAAGTCCGAAGTCGTTTCCGTAGAAAACCCCGTCGCGGATATCAGAACCGTCACCCTGCGCCCGCTTGAGAAAGCCTACAAATATAATCCCGGCCAGTTCCTTCATCTTGCGCTGGATGAATTCGATCCCGCCAAACCCTGGCCCGAATCGCGCTGCTTCTCCATGCAGAGCTCTCCGGATCAGGAGACGATCAAAATAACCTTCGCCGCTAAGGGGAAATTCACCGCGCGCATGGCGCGCGAACTCGCTCCGGGAAAGATCATACATGTCAAACTGCCCTATGGGAATCTTTTTTCGATAGAACATGACACGCAAAAATCCGTCTTTGTCGCGGGGGGGACCGGAATCACGCCTTTCCTTTCGCTGTTTACGGCCCCGGCATTTGCGGCTTATAAAAACCCCAGGCTTTATTTCGGGGTGAGAAGTCCCTCCCATCACCTTTACGCGGACGACCTGGAAAAAGCGCGGGGTGTTAATCCCTCGTTTTTCATCACGCTTTTGAACGAGGAAAAAGACGGCCGGCTTGATATTCAGGGAATTTTCAGGGAAAACGGGCCTTCCGCCGTTTATTTTATTTCGGGTCCTCCTGAAATGATAAAAAATTTCAAATTAAGCCTGGCTGACAACTGCGTCCCCGCCGAAAATATCAGAACGGACGATTGGGAGTAA
- the rfbF gene encoding glucose-1-phosphate cytidylyltransferase, with protein MKVVILAGGLGTRLSEETDLKPKPMVEIGQKPVLWHIMKLYSHYGFNDFVLCLGYKGYMIKEYFTNYYLHQSDLTVDLKNNSMEVHHSKAEPWKITMVDTGLNTMTGGRIKRVEKYMGDKPFMLTYGDGVGDINIKKLLDFHRKSKRSVTITAVQTLGRFGALDISGEREVVSFQEKPHGDGSWINGGFFVLEPEIFKYIDGDASIWERAPLEALARKKQLSAYKHDGFWKCMDTLRDKQELENLWQSEKAPWKVWKDGQ; from the coding sequence ATGAAAGTCGTAATTCTGGCGGGCGGATTGGGAACCAGGCTTTCGGAAGAAACGGATTTAAAACCCAAGCCCATGGTCGAGATAGGCCAAAAGCCTGTGCTTTGGCATATAATGAAACTTTATTCCCATTATGGCTTTAACGATTTTGTGCTTTGTCTCGGCTATAAGGGCTATATGATAAAGGAGTATTTCACCAATTATTACCTGCATCAGTCCGACCTCACCGTTGACCTGAAAAACAACAGCATGGAAGTGCATCATTCCAAGGCCGAGCCCTGGAAAATTACCATGGTGGACACCGGTTTAAACACCATGACAGGCGGCCGCATAAAACGGGTGGAAAAATATATGGGGGATAAGCCCTTCATGCTTACCTACGGCGATGGTGTGGGGGATATAAACATAAAAAAACTTTTGGATTTCCACCGTAAGAGCAAGCGCAGCGTCACCATTACTGCCGTACAGACTTTGGGCCGTTTCGGCGCGCTTGATATAAGCGGGGAGCGGGAGGTGGTTTCGTTTCAGGAAAAGCCGCATGGCGACGGTTCCTGGATAAACGGCGGTTTCTTTGTGCTTGAACCGGAAATATTCAAGTACATAGACGGCGACGCTTCAATTTGGGAACGTGCTCCGCTGGAGGCTTTGGCCAGGAAAAAACAGCTTTCAGCCTATAAGCATGACGGTTTCTGGAAATGCATGGACACGCTTCGCGACAAGCAGGAGCTGGAAAATCTCTGGCAGTCCGAAAAGGCTCCCTGGAAAGTATGGAAAGACGGGCAATGA